The following are encoded in a window of Blastocatellia bacterium genomic DNA:
- a CDS encoding DUF1501 domain-containing protein — protein MKNTHKISRRGFMQMGASFGMLAALGRLPLASAAPAQDYKALVCVFMFGGNDGHNTVVPLGNPQYSTYQAARGALALPPSQLLAIGDPVQGAFGLHYGLPELQNIYQQARMAVLANVGMLVRPTSYLDFQSNNQLPTNLRSHSDQVQQMQTGYPNAFGASGWGGRSADAMQAANTGTNFPVSISLNGQALFCTGSVIQSASLQPGNYLDQNAMSLWPSTAAQARATAQQQILAAGSSNQMIAAANKAMSDALALNPLLKSAAGGTPFTTPFPQTQIGNQLKEIARIISLRSQLGAARQVFFAGLGGFDTHGGQSYQQWSLLMQISAAMGAFYNATVEMGIADQVTSFTLSDFGRTLQPSGTGSDHGWGSHHFIVGGAVAGGRMYGRYPLMTNYSNFNATGDDYADTRGVMLPGVSLAQYGATLAKWFGASDAQLDTVFPTLTNFGVRDLGFMG, from the coding sequence ATGAAAAATACACATAAGATTTCACGCCGCGGTTTCATGCAGATGGGCGCGAGCTTTGGCATGCTGGCCGCGCTCGGGCGCTTGCCTTTAGCCAGCGCCGCACCTGCTCAGGATTACAAAGCGCTCGTCTGCGTTTTTATGTTCGGCGGCAACGATGGCCACAACACCGTCGTGCCGCTCGGTAATCCACAATACAGCACCTATCAGGCGGCGCGCGGCGCGCTGGCGCTGCCGCCGAGCCAGTTGCTCGCCATTGGCGACCCTGTGCAGGGCGCGTTCGGTTTGCACTATGGCTTGCCGGAGTTGCAGAACATCTATCAGCAGGCGCGCATGGCTGTGCTTGCGAACGTCGGCATGCTGGTGCGCCCGACTTCGTACCTCGACTTTCAGAGCAACAATCAGTTGCCGACCAACCTGCGCTCGCACTCCGATCAAGTCCAGCAGATGCAGACCGGTTACCCGAACGCTTTCGGCGCGAGCGGCTGGGGCGGGCGTTCGGCAGACGCCATGCAGGCGGCGAACACCGGCACCAACTTCCCCGTGTCAATTTCGCTGAACGGCCAGGCGCTCTTCTGCACCGGCAGCGTCATCCAGTCGGCGAGCTTACAGCCGGGGAACTATCTCGACCAGAACGCCATGAGCCTCTGGCCTTCGACGGCGGCGCAGGCGCGGGCGACGGCGCAGCAGCAGATTCTCGCGGCCGGCAGCAGCAACCAGATGATCGCGGCAGCCAACAAGGCCATGAGCGATGCGCTGGCGCTCAACCCGCTGCTCAAATCGGCGGCGGGCGGCACGCCGTTTACGACGCCCTTCCCGCAGACGCAGATCGGCAACCAGTTGAAAGAGATCGCCCGCATCATCAGCCTGCGCTCGCAGCTTGGCGCGGCGCGGCAGGTTTTCTTTGCCGGGCTCGGCGGCTTCGACACGCACGGCGGGCAGTCGTATCAGCAATGGAGCTTGCTGATGCAGATCAGCGCGGCGATGGGCGCTTTCTATAACGCCACGGTCGAGATGGGCATTGCCGATCAAGTGACCAGCTTCACGCTGTCGGATTTCGGGCGGACGTTGCAGCCGTCGGGGACGGGCTCGGATCACGGCTGGGGCAGTCACCACTTCATCGTCGGCGGCGCGGTCGCGGGCGGGCGAATGTATGGCCGCTATCCGCTGATGACCAACTACAGCAACTTCAACGCGACCGGCGATGATTACGCGGACACGCGCGGCGTGATGCTGCCCGGCGTCTCGCTGGCGCAGTACGGCGCGACGCTGGCGAAGTGGTTCGGCGCAAGTGACGCGCAGCTCGACACCGTCTTTCCAACGCTCACGAATTTCGGCGTGCGCGACCTGGGATTTATGGGATAG
- a CDS encoding DUF1800 family protein gives MRPNSILRFTFSLLLIFTMLAPGLQAAPPVGVTVAIDPVTLTLPAGSTRQYSVKVVGATNTAVTWTINNLPGGDATVGTISGTGFYTAPPVPPPNYTVTIQATSVADPTAFAAGTITVRNQVPYVTSVVPATLPPGPFSLTVNGSRFVNGAQVLWNNTPLQTNFVSTTQLTATGNAAQVGSFNVTVANPGPAAVSTPLTVKVVSTVVVNVTPASVGLVPGAAQQFQANVTGTPNTAVTWKVNGSTGGDPSVGTITQSGLYTAPNTVPTAGVVTVSALSQADNITQGTATVTIQDPLAITYGRFLDQATFGSTPQLMAHVRQVGIQAFLDEQFATPESPWPSLSTAQRSDAVDAFFGNALNGQDQLRQRVLFALSEIIVVAMNKNTNGNEIVPWLQVLSRNAFGNYRTLLREITLDASMGKYLDMVNSARPGISGGANENYAREVMQLFSIGLWKLNPDGSQQMDAQGNPMPTYTQTDVKQMALALTGWTYGNSTGIPPAYQNWNYYPGPMLPILSYHDRTQKTILGQTLAANQTNAQDLDGAIDILFNHPNVGPFLATRLIRALVTSNPSPAYIARVADAFNDNGQGVRGDMKAVIRAILMDAEARDDNPPSNFGRLRTPVQQTIAYLRALNMQTGQPSQFAYIFYTFGEGILDAPSVFGHYSPMYHVPKSPLFGPEFQIYSPTEAVNRANYLYGFMANPYPINPALQPFVSVAGNSTALINAVDNALLYGRMSPQMRTALINALPAMSDNNQRVMTVLYLTATSGDYLIQH, from the coding sequence GTGCGCCCAAATTCTATCTTGCGATTTACATTCTCGCTTCTGTTGATCTTCACGATGCTGGCTCCCGGCCTGCAAGCCGCGCCGCCCGTCGGCGTGACCGTCGCCATTGACCCGGTCACCCTGACGCTGCCTGCCGGCAGCACCCGCCAGTACAGTGTCAAAGTGGTCGGTGCGACGAACACTGCCGTCACCTGGACGATTAACAACCTTCCGGGAGGCGATGCCACCGTCGGCACGATCAGCGGCACGGGCTTTTACACGGCCCCCCCCGTGCCGCCCCCCAACTATACCGTCACGATCCAAGCCACCAGCGTCGCCGACCCGACGGCCTTTGCCGCCGGCACCATCACGGTGCGCAATCAGGTGCCTTATGTGACGTCTGTAGTGCCCGCGACGCTGCCGCCTGGCCCGTTCAGCCTCACCGTCAATGGCAGCCGCTTCGTCAACGGCGCGCAGGTCTTGTGGAACAACACGCCGCTCCAGACGAACTTCGTCTCGACCACACAGCTCACCGCGACCGGCAACGCCGCCCAGGTTGGCAGCTTCAACGTCACGGTCGCCAATCCCGGCCCGGCGGCGGTCTCGACGCCGCTTACGGTCAAAGTCGTTTCGACCGTGGTGGTGAATGTGACGCCGGCCTCTGTCGGTCTGGTGCCCGGCGCAGCGCAGCAGTTTCAAGCCAATGTAACCGGCACGCCGAACACGGCGGTGACCTGGAAAGTCAACGGCTCGACGGGCGGCGACCCGTCTGTAGGCACGATTACACAAAGCGGCTTGTACACCGCGCCGAACACCGTCCCGACCGCCGGCGTCGTCACCGTTTCGGCGTTGAGCCAGGCCGATAACATTACGCAGGGCACGGCCACCGTGACGATTCAAGACCCGCTGGCCATCACCTATGGCCGCTTCCTCGATCAAGCCACCTTCGGCTCGACGCCGCAACTGATGGCGCACGTCCGTCAGGTCGGCATTCAGGCGTTCCTGGATGAGCAGTTCGCGACGCCCGAATCGCCGTGGCCGTCGCTTTCGACGGCGCAACGCTCGGACGCCGTAGACGCTTTCTTTGGCAATGCCCTGAACGGCCAGGATCAACTGCGGCAGCGCGTGCTGTTCGCGCTCAGCGAAATCATCGTCGTCGCCATGAACAAAAACACCAACGGCAACGAGATTGTGCCGTGGTTGCAGGTCTTGAGCCGCAACGCCTTCGGCAATTACCGCACGCTGCTGCGCGAGATCACCCTGGACGCTTCGATGGGCAAGTACCTCGACATGGTCAACAGCGCGCGGCCCGGCATCAGCGGCGGCGCCAACGAGAACTACGCCCGCGAGGTGATGCAGTTGTTCAGCATCGGCCTGTGGAAGCTGAACCCGGACGGCTCGCAGCAGATGGACGCGCAGGGCAACCCGATGCCAACTTACACACAGACAGACGTGAAGCAGATGGCGCTGGCGCTGACCGGCTGGACGTATGGCAACTCGACGGGCATCCCGCCGGCGTATCAGAACTGGAATTATTACCCCGGCCCGATGCTGCCGATCCTGTCTTACCACGACCGCACGCAGAAGACGATCCTCGGGCAAACGCTGGCGGCGAATCAGACGAACGCGCAAGACCTCGACGGCGCGATTGATATTCTCTTCAATCACCCGAACGTCGGCCCGTTCCTTGCCACGCGCTTGATCCGCGCGCTGGTCACGAGCAATCCCAGCCCGGCTTACATCGCGCGCGTTGCCGACGCCTTCAACGACAACGGCCAGGGCGTGCGCGGCGACATGAAAGCGGTGATCCGCGCCATCCTGATGGATGCGGAAGCGCGCGACGACAACCCGCCATCGAACTTTGGCCGCCTGCGCACGCCTGTGCAGCAGACCATCGCTTACCTGCGAGCCCTGAACATGCAGACCGGCCAGCCGTCGCAGTTCGCCTACATCTTCTACACCTTCGGCGAAGGCATACTCGACGCGCCGTCGGTCTTCGGCCATTACTCGCCGATGTATCACGTGCCGAAGTCGCCACTGTTCGGGCCGGAGTTTCAAATCTATTCGCCGACCGAAGCCGTCAACCGCGCCAACTACCTGTATGGCTTTATGGCGAACCCATATCCGATTAACCCGGCCTTGCAGCCGTTCGTCAGCGTCGCCGGCAACTCGACGGCGCTCATCAACGCGGTGGACAACGCGCTGCTCTACGGCAGGATGTCGCCGCAGATGCGCACGGCGCTGATCAACGCGCTGCCGGCGATGTCCGACAATAATCAACGCGTCATGACCGTGCTTTACTTGACGGCGACGTCGGGCGATTACCTGATACAGCACTAA
- a CDS encoding glycosyltransferase family 39 protein has protein sequence MQEIALPRDGARAWLRPRYFVLLMALAGGGALFYAHLQIAQWGENYQSAWMAVDRLFDLTFALGLIAIAFCVGRRCAGGLRLAFAGLAEELTVSVMLGVGLLGLVMLGLGLGGMLAALPVSLALAVLMGLSWREALALADVIKAGIAAVMATRMRLALTILFCAFFAVLLLRALTPPHAYDEAIYHLPATKSFIDHGRVYPLVDNAAGNMPFLTQMIYAIALMAKSDTAAKLFSLLIALICALALYAFCARFLSRRTGVVALFAFFGAGMVIEVSVTCRVDVTLACMLFMATYALMISLESNGRGWLYASALLAGFALGVKHTAAVWVLLLGVMFLLESFWRRSAPRLTIIKRAALYTAITLLVASPWFIKNQLWFHNPIYPFATGEVAELSDGHARYFTDADEARLEAHLEQARRALPDLVKAREAELAQAVANRQIQHPPHFWEYFSNPDLYNAPESYHEPNYLFLFAPLVLFLRKSRRVIWLVALSVGFYALLTQVIWHSRYLLPLYPALTIVTAYVLTGLTDWAALKARSRWVAIGSKALAAIALSAAIAPLAFTSFTQFGELRGAQYLTGQLSRRGFMSSMFYYQAINFINRTLPRDARVMMIGAQMSYGLQRDYVADTSLDTTGWQRLLLHNDSMAEVRDDLKRQGITHLLVAQGIFPWGAKRSGSASLMTSKVLEKSRPDYYVQLRNWAALDLFTSQYVEPLYSDQAKYIIYRLR, from the coding sequence ATGCAAGAGATAGCTTTACCGAGAGATGGCGCGCGCGCATGGCTCAGGCCGCGCTACTTCGTTTTGTTGATGGCGCTGGCCGGCGGCGGCGCGTTGTTTTACGCGCACCTCCAAATCGCTCAGTGGGGCGAAAATTACCAAAGCGCCTGGATGGCGGTTGACCGCTTATTCGATTTGACCTTTGCGCTGGGACTCATTGCCATCGCTTTCTGTGTCGGGCGGCGCTGCGCCGGGGGCTTGCGGCTCGCATTTGCAGGGCTGGCTGAAGAGCTGACGGTTTCAGTCATGTTGGGCGTTGGCCTGCTCGGCCTCGTGATGCTTGGCCTGGGGCTCGGCGGGATGCTGGCCGCGCTGCCGGTTAGCCTCGCCCTCGCCGTCTTGATGGGCCTGTCGTGGCGCGAAGCCTTGGCGCTCGCCGACGTAATAAAAGCCGGCATTGCTGCCGTGATGGCGACGCGCATGCGGCTGGCGCTCACCATTCTCTTCTGCGCTTTCTTTGCCGTCTTGCTGCTGCGGGCGCTGACGCCGCCGCACGCCTATGACGAAGCGATCTATCATCTGCCGGCAACGAAATCTTTCATCGATCACGGGCGCGTCTATCCGCTCGTAGACAACGCCGCCGGCAATATGCCGTTCCTGACGCAGATGATCTACGCCATCGCCCTGATGGCCAAGAGCGATACGGCGGCGAAGCTCTTCAGCCTGCTGATTGCGCTCATCTGCGCGCTGGCGCTTTATGCGTTCTGCGCGCGCTTCCTGTCGCGGCGCACGGGTGTCGTGGCGCTGTTCGCTTTCTTCGGCGCCGGCATGGTGATCGAAGTCTCAGTCACCTGCCGCGTTGATGTCACGCTTGCCTGCATGCTGTTTATGGCCACCTACGCGCTGATGATCAGCCTGGAGAGCAACGGGCGCGGCTGGCTCTATGCCTCGGCGCTGCTGGCCGGCTTTGCGCTCGGCGTCAAGCACACGGCTGCCGTGTGGGTGTTGCTGCTCGGCGTCATGTTTTTGCTCGAAAGTTTCTGGCGCAGGTCGGCTCCACGGCTTACGATCATCAAGCGTGCCGCGCTCTATACAGCGATTACGCTGCTGGTCGCCTCGCCCTGGTTCATCAAGAACCAGTTATGGTTTCACAATCCCATCTATCCGTTTGCGACCGGCGAAGTTGCCGAGCTGAGCGACGGCCACGCGCGTTACTTCACTGACGCAGACGAAGCTCGATTAGAGGCTCACCTTGAGCAGGCGCGGCGGGCCTTGCCCGATCTCGTCAAAGCGCGCGAAGCCGAATTGGCGCAGGCCGTGGCCAATCGCCAGATTCAGCACCCGCCGCATTTCTGGGAATACTTCAGCAACCCCGACCTCTATAACGCGCCCGAAAGCTATCACGAGCCGAACTATCTTTTTCTCTTCGCGCCGCTCGTCCTCTTCTTGCGCAAGTCGCGGCGGGTGATCTGGCTCGTGGCGCTCAGCGTCGGTTTCTATGCGCTGCTGACGCAGGTGATCTGGCACAGCCGTTACCTGCTGCCGCTGTACCCGGCATTAACTATCGTCACGGCTTACGTGCTGACCGGGTTGACCGACTGGGCGGCGTTGAAGGCGCGGTCGCGCTGGGTGGCCATCGGCTCAAAGGCGCTCGCGGCCATCGCCTTGAGCGCGGCAATTGCGCCGCTCGCCTTTACGAGCTTCACACAATTCGGTGAGCTGCGCGGCGCGCAGTACCTGACCGGGCAGTTATCACGGCGCGGCTTCATGTCGTCAATGTTTTATTATCAGGCCATCAATTTCATCAACCGAACGCTGCCGCGGGATGCGCGCGTGATGATGATCGGCGCGCAGATGTCTTACGGCTTGCAGCGCGACTATGTCGCAGACACCAGTCTCGACACCACCGGCTGGCAGCGTTTGCTGTTGCACAACGATTCGATGGCCGAGGTCAGGGATGACCTCAAGCGGCAGGGGATTACGCACCTGCTAGTCGCGCAAGGCATTTTTCCGTGGGGCGCCAAGCGCAGCGGCAGCGCCTCGCTGATGACCTCGAAGGTGCTGGAAAAGTCGCGGCCCGATTACTATGTGCAGCTCAGGAACTGGGCGGCCTTAGACCTCTTCACCAGCCAGTACGTCGAGCCGCTCTATTCAGACCAGGCCAAGTACATCATCTATCGCTTGCGCTGA
- a CDS encoding glycogen/starch/alpha-glucan phosphorylase, which produces MTTSEERRSTLSGVQTIQEAIRLHAKYTLAKRWNDLTRRDVLLATAMAVRDCLIDGILETEERYQQADAKSLYYLSMEFLVGRSLGNNLLNLGLLDVCREALLDLGVDLEEVRETEPDAALGNGGLGRLAACFLDSLATLGMPGFGYGINYEYGLFKQEIENGFQKEKPDHWRAHGSPWLVERPDEACVIPVYGRIEHVPNGQDDKYHPAWTDWKVMIGVPADMPIVGYGGRTINYLRLYSAVSDEEFDMQIFNQGDYIKAVEANVAAERVSKVLYPSDSIEAGRELRLMQEYFLVACAVQDIMRRYQRNHTTFDEFPQKVAIQMNDTHPALTVAELMRVLIDENRLEWDDAWKITTATLGFTNHTLMPEALERWPAPLLERVLPRHLQIIFEINQRFSALLLEKWPGDWERLRRMSIIEEGERKQVRMGHLAIIGSHSVNGVAKLHSELVTTRLVPGFYQLWPEKFNNKTNGVTQRRWLLKANPRLAELINRTVGDAWITDLDALHNLEPWADDAGFQEEFRQIKRANKERLARVIRDATEIDVDPATLFDVQVKRIHEYKRQLLNVLHIIHDYVRATDEGELPEVPRTYVFAGKAAPGYWAAKQIIKLINNVGQVINGDRRVNELMKVVFIPDYKVSLAERIIPAADLSEQISTAGKEASGTGNMKFAMNGALTVGTFDGANIEIREEVGPENIYIFGLRAEEIETMREQRSYNPREYYETNPAIRRVLDALQSNLFCPEATGLFTWIFDSLVGHDEYFHLADLPSYIETQELVSREFLQPDAWARKAIINVARIGKFSSDRTIREYAQDIWEIESV; this is translated from the coding sequence TTGACGACCTCTGAAGAGCGCCGCTCGACGTTGAGCGGAGTCCAAACCATTCAAGAAGCCATTCGCCTGCATGCCAAGTACACGCTCGCCAAGCGCTGGAACGATCTGACGCGGCGCGACGTGTTGCTAGCGACTGCGATGGCCGTGCGCGACTGTTTGATCGACGGCATATTAGAAACCGAAGAGCGTTACCAGCAGGCCGACGCCAAGAGCCTCTATTACCTGTCAATGGAGTTTCTGGTGGGCCGCTCGCTCGGCAACAACCTGCTCAACCTGGGATTGCTCGACGTCTGCCGCGAAGCCTTGCTCGACCTCGGCGTTGACCTTGAAGAAGTGCGCGAGACCGAGCCCGATGCGGCCTTAGGCAATGGCGGTCTGGGCCGCCTCGCCGCCTGCTTTCTGGATTCGCTGGCGACGCTCGGCATGCCGGGGTTCGGATACGGCATCAACTACGAGTACGGCCTGTTCAAACAGGAGATCGAGAACGGCTTCCAGAAAGAGAAGCCCGACCACTGGCGGGCGCACGGTAGCCCGTGGCTGGTCGAGCGCCCCGACGAAGCCTGCGTCATCCCCGTCTATGGCCGCATCGAGCATGTGCCCAATGGCCAGGACGACAAATATCATCCGGCGTGGACCGATTGGAAAGTGATGATCGGGGTGCCGGCGGACATGCCGATTGTCGGCTATGGCGGGCGGACGATCAATTACCTGCGGCTCTATTCGGCGGTCTCCGACGAAGAGTTCGACATGCAGATCTTCAACCAGGGCGATTACATCAAGGCCGTCGAGGCCAACGTCGCCGCCGAGCGCGTCTCGAAAGTCCTCTACCCGTCGGATTCAATCGAAGCCGGGCGCGAGCTGCGCCTGATGCAGGAATACTTCCTGGTCGCCTGCGCGGTGCAGGACATTATGCGCCGCTACCAGCGCAACCACACGACCTTTGACGAGTTCCCGCAGAAGGTCGCCATTCAGATGAACGACACGCACCCGGCGCTCACGGTCGCCGAGCTGATGCGCGTGCTGATTGATGAAAACCGCCTGGAGTGGGACGACGCCTGGAAGATCACGACCGCAACGCTCGGCTTTACCAATCACACGCTGATGCCGGAAGCATTGGAGCGCTGGCCCGCGCCGTTGCTTGAGCGTGTGCTGCCGCGCCACCTGCAAATCATCTTTGAGATCAACCAGCGCTTTTCGGCGCTGCTGCTTGAGAAATGGCCGGGAGATTGGGAGCGGCTGCGGCGCATGTCGATCATTGAAGAGGGCGAGCGCAAGCAGGTTCGCATGGGCCACCTGGCCATCATCGGCAGCCATTCGGTGAATGGCGTGGCCAAGCTCCATTCCGAGCTGGTGACGACGCGACTGGTGCCGGGTTTCTATCAGCTCTGGCCCGAAAAGTTCAACAACAAGACGAACGGCGTGACGCAACGCCGCTGGTTGTTGAAAGCCAACCCGCGGCTCGCCGAGCTGATCAACCGCACCGTCGGCGACGCCTGGATCACCGACCTCGACGCTTTGCACAACCTTGAGCCGTGGGCCGACGATGCGGGCTTTCAGGAGGAGTTCCGTCAGATCAAGCGCGCCAACAAAGAGCGGCTGGCGCGCGTCATCCGCGACGCCACCGAGATAGACGTTGACCCGGCAACCTTGTTCGACGTGCAGGTCAAGCGCATACACGAATACAAGCGCCAGCTCTTGAACGTGCTGCACATCATCCATGATTATGTGCGGGCGACCGATGAAGGCGAGCTGCCCGAGGTGCCGCGCACCTACGTCTTCGCCGGCAAAGCGGCGCCCGGTTATTGGGCCGCCAAGCAGATCATCAAGCTCATCAACAACGTCGGCCAGGTGATTAATGGCGACCGCCGCGTCAACGAGCTGATGAAAGTCGTCTTCATTCCCGATTACAAAGTGTCGCTTGCCGAGCGCATCATCCCGGCGGCGGATTTAAGCGAGCAGATTTCGACTGCCGGCAAAGAAGCGTCGGGAACCGGCAACATGAAATTCGCCATGAATGGCGCGCTGACCGTCGGCACCTTCGACGGCGCGAACATCGAAATCCGCGAAGAGGTCGGCCCCGAAAACATCTACATCTTCGGCTTGCGCGCCGAAGAGATCGAAACGATGCGCGAACAGCGCAGCTACAACCCGCGCGAGTATTACGAGACCAACCCGGCGATTCGCCGCGTGCTCGACGCGCTGCAATCGAATCTCTTCTGCCCGGAAGCGACGGGGCTGTTCACCTGGATATTCGACAGCCTGGTCGGCCACGACGAATACTTTCACCTCGCCGATCTACCCTCTTACATCGAAACGCAGGAGCTGGTGTCGCGCGAGTTCCTGCAACCCGACGCCTGGGCGCGCAAAGCGATTATCAACGTGGCGCGCATCGGCAAATTCTCCAGCGACCGGACGATTCGGGAATACGCCCAGGACATCTGGGAGATCGAGAGCGTGTGA
- a CDS encoding acyl-CoA dehydrogenase — protein sequence MEFDYSDKVQELRKRLLAFMDEYIYPNERRFHEEIATGDRWQPTRVVEELKEKARAADLWNLFLPESEHGAGLTNLEYAPLCEIMGRSVMAPEVFNCSAPDTGNMEVLARYGSAEQKKQWLEPLLAGEIRSCFAMTEPDVASSDATNIQASIRRDGDEYVINGRKWWTSGAGDPRCRISIFMGKTDPSAPKHKQQSMILVPMDAPGVRILRMLPVFGYDDAPHGHGEVSFENVRVPASNMLLGEGRGFEIAQGRLGPGRIHHCMRLIGVAERALEAMCRRVKARVAFGKALAEQGTIKADIAASRLEIDQARLLVLKAAYMMDKVGNKEARAEIAMIKVIAPNMTLRVLDRAIQAHGGGGVSDDFFLAQAWAHSRTLRLADGPDEVHREAIAKLELKKYS from the coding sequence ATGGAATTCGATTACTCCGACAAGGTGCAGGAGTTGCGCAAACGGCTGCTGGCGTTCATGGACGAATACATCTACCCGAACGAGCGGCGCTTCCACGAAGAGATCGCTACGGGCGACCGCTGGCAGCCGACCCGCGTTGTCGAAGAGTTGAAGGAGAAGGCGCGCGCCGCCGACCTCTGGAATCTCTTCCTGCCGGAAAGCGAGCACGGCGCAGGGCTGACGAACCTGGAATACGCGCCGCTGTGCGAGATCATGGGCCGCTCGGTGATGGCGCCCGAAGTCTTCAACTGCTCGGCGCCCGACACCGGCAATATGGAGGTGCTGGCGCGCTACGGCTCGGCGGAGCAGAAGAAGCAATGGCTGGAGCCGTTGCTGGCGGGCGAGATCCGTTCGTGCTTTGCCATGACCGAGCCCGACGTGGCTTCGAGCGACGCCACCAACATTCAAGCGAGCATCCGGCGCGACGGCGACGAGTATGTTATCAACGGGCGCAAGTGGTGGACATCGGGCGCCGGCGACCCGCGCTGTCGCATCAGTATCTTTATGGGCAAGACCGACCCGTCAGCGCCCAAGCATAAACAGCAATCCATGATTCTGGTGCCGATGGACGCGCCGGGCGTGCGCATTCTGAGGATGCTGCCGGTCTTCGGCTATGACGACGCGCCGCACGGCCACGGCGAAGTCAGCTTTGAAAACGTCCGCGTGCCGGCTTCGAACATGCTGCTGGGCGAAGGGCGCGGCTTCGAGATCGCTCAGGGCCGCCTGGGGCCTGGGCGCATTCATCATTGCATGCGCTTGATCGGCGTCGCCGAGCGCGCGCTTGAAGCGATGTGCCGGCGCGTCAAAGCGCGCGTCGCCTTCGGCAAGGCGTTAGCCGAGCAGGGCACCATCAAGGCCGACATCGCCGCGTCGCGGCTGGAGATCGATCAAGCGCGGCTGCTCGTCTTGAAAGCGGCTTATATGATGGACAAGGTCGGCAACAAAGAGGCGCGCGCCGAGATCGCGATGATTAAAGTGATCGCGCCCAACATGACGCTGCGCGTGCTTGACCGCGCCATCCAGGCGCACGGCGGCGGCGGCGTCAGCGACGACTTCTTTCTGGCTCAGGCGTGGGCGCATTCGCGGACGCTGCGCCTGGCCGACGGCCCCGACGAAGTTCACCGCGAAGCCATCGCCAAGCTTGAGCTGAAGAAATACAGCTAG
- a CDS encoding patatin-like phospholipase family protein, whose translation MNNRHSLAPLDPHKPISLALGAGGIRGMAHVGVLEALAERGFQISEMVGTSVGALILAFYTAVGMDVPTLRRFGASLTTRHLLAWAWLRRAPDFMRRRFLHRAGVIPESLDRLAAASGEPLYHGVERIGMVAYDLIAREEVFFHNLQSGFPLSDATRGAAAIPHVYPPRDCLMSGRRMRLIDGGVTNLLPVEYLFTAPFRPQQVLAIDVSNRERQRRANLAKLEALRHAHPDTPIRVVQPETLGRGTLLFRRAEVRTLIDSGHRAAAALLAEPRLL comes from the coding sequence GTGAACAACCGTCATTCACTTGCACCGCTCGACCCGCACAAGCCCATCAGCCTGGCGCTCGGCGCTGGCGGCATACGCGGCATGGCGCACGTCGGCGTGCTGGAAGCCCTCGCCGAGCGCGGCTTTCAGATCAGCGAAATGGTCGGCACCAGCGTCGGCGCGCTGATCCTCGCTTTCTATACCGCGGTCGGAATGGACGTGCCGACGCTCAGGCGTTTTGGGGCCAGCCTGACAACCAGGCACCTGCTGGCATGGGCGTGGCTGCGGCGCGCGCCGGACTTCATGCGTCGGCGGTTCCTGCACCGCGCCGGCGTCATCCCCGAATCGCTCGACCGTTTGGCCGCGGCTTCGGGTGAGCCGCTCTATCACGGCGTCGAGCGCATCGGCATGGTTGCCTATGATTTGATTGCTCGCGAAGAAGTCTTCTTTCACAACCTGCAATCGGGCTTCCCGCTCTCAGACGCGACGCGCGGCGCCGCCGCCATCCCGCATGTTTACCCGCCGCGCGATTGCCTGATGAGCGGGCGGCGCATGCGGCTGATCGATGGCGGCGTCACCAACCTGCTGCCGGTCGAGTACCTATTCACTGCGCCGTTTCGCCCGCAACAGGTTCTCGCCATAGATGTCTCGAACCGCGAGCGCCAGCGGCGGGCGAATCTCGCAAAGCTCGAAGCGTTGCGCCACGCCCATCCCGACACGCCGATCCGCGTGGTACAGCCTGAAACGCTGGGGCGCGGCACCCTGCTCTTCCGGCGCGCAGAGGTGCGAACGCTGATTGATTCGGGCCACCGCGCCGCCGCCGCGCTGTTGGCCGAGCCCCGGCTTTTGTGA